The Tubulanus polymorphus chromosome 3, tnTubPoly1.2, whole genome shotgun sequence nucleotide sequence CGTAGTCTAGATATTATTCAGATGCTGATGAATCATTTACACACGATGCAGAGTTTCATCCATCGTCTGCTCGCGGCTGCTTTTCGCTACAAGTACAACAACACATCATAGTCGCTCATATCCCGCCGACTTTCATCTGTGAGGCTTCAATGGATGTGGATATCATCACAATCAACTTATGTcgatggaaactgtttgaaatttttaaagcTATGAATAGATTATCGGTTGCAAAATGCCATCGGTTGTGTATTAAACTAACAATATCATGCTCGTTAATGCAacttattaaatctaatattGCAGGGCAtgttctataatagatgcaaGAGAtactcaatttcaatttttcttatttttcaacaGGTTTATAATCAAGATTAATCGCGATGCTTTCATTGACCCTGCTTATATCTCTTTATACATGTAAGTATCCGGTTAAATCTTTGGTCATTTTTCGGATGTTAAGAAGGACGAATAACACTGACCGTATAGTCACGATTAGTATCTAAACCACACgcggaaaaaaaaacttcgtGCGGAAAATTGACGCTACGAGGGTAAAACATACAAAACacgatatttaaaaagtatttaTCATTAATGAATAGAACGACTAACGAACGGTTGGTAAATCTATTGATAATAGACCCACGGGTAGTTTCCTACGACATGATTTAACGATATATCATTGATTTACTTTACCACGACAGAGAGCGACGTATGACtgaacaaaacaaacaagTGCTGCCTAATATTTCTGTTCTTATTTCGTGATTTTAGGATATTCGGAAACCTGTTTTTCGTATATATGTACCAGTTAAGGTCACTTATTACGCGAAGGTCAATTTAATGCTGACGGTCGAGAGACTGGTGAACTGTTTACCTAATCATTGAATATCTGACGTTGGTCCAACAACACGCGACACTATCTGATACGACCTAATACTGCAGCACTTCGGTTTACTCGACAACGAATGAATTGTAAAACATTCCGCGTACGTTACGACATGACGTATAGATTAGCTCATTAAAACAACTCCCGTATAATaataaaaaccaaaatttcAAGAGGATCGTCTCTCAACATTTTTGCCAGCGTCGCTATACTTTATATTGGAATTCTTCTATAAATTATCGGATTTATTCCATGCGCACATCAAACACGCTATATCACGATTAAAGTGATCTGGAGACACACGCGTATAACGCCTCACAAGAGTTAGTGCGAAAATAACGATACTAAAAACCGCACAGATAAGAATATACGCGAAATGGCTATCAAAATACTGTCAAATctttatatatagatatttgcCGGCAGCACCAAACGTTTATATGCgttatcaaaaaaaaaatcccgaCAAGGACGTCTCTGCTCTACCCAAAGTCAATTTAATCTTAGTTCTACCCGAACCCCAGCTTTGGGGAATATGAGAATTCCTGTATCGGGAATTGACCATGGATATCCATCACGACCCGATAGGATATAGGGCGCATAGGGAACATCATGAATAATGGGTAAACaaaaattcatgttttaaCAAACAAGATATATTGAGATGTACTGAAAATGTCACAGTTAGCTCTGAATGCCTGTTTCAGTGCTGGCGTCAGTGGGATCATCATGTCCACCAGATATGCTTCTAAACTTGTTTCAATGCATGGAACAGTTACAACCCACGAAGTTAGATGATGGTGTAATCGGTGATTTCGGTGGAGATGCCTCTACTTTTGAGGATATAGTCCCAGTACTCGGAAATGCAGATCCAGATATTGTAGAGCAACAATGTAGGCAAGTATCTGAAATAGATGCTTGGTGACTAAAACCTCCGAGTTAATATATGGTGCACCGCGTACAGATCATGTTTATGTAAAACTTATGTGgcttctttttatttctaacgatttttttctAGAGAAGGAAAATATCACGATGCCGTTGAATGTATTGACAGAAATATCCAAGATTGTCACGAATCATCTCTCGGAAAATTTAAAGAAATATTTGACCCGACTGCTTTGAGAGCTTCAATTGGTTACTACTGCAATAACACTGCAAGTACGTTAGATAACAAAACATATTCAGCCGAATTACTGTGATCATTTCGAATggtttttaattgtttttcagcGTACAGAGCGGCATCACCTTGTATGAAGGAACATCGGTTTGCGATGCAACACTGTGTACGACAGGAAATGCGTGAAATGCAAAGAGCATCGGTAACTAGAACTACAGATGTAAACGAAGTGTGTAGGTAAGAATATCCCGGTAGCCCCACCCTTTAAATGCGAGCTATCTGAGATCGATTTTTCAGAGCCAACGTATACCAAAAATAGATCGAATTCGAATATATTTGTTACAGATTGAAGATGATGGGACAGGAATGTGTTAATAAGATTCTGAAAGCGGAATGCGGCGATGAAATAGCTGATCTAGTACAGAAAACCGGCGATGCACCACTATCACAAAAGTGTAAAGCCGCCAAAACCGGTGAATCATTCAAAGTCGAATATAACCCGCCACCCGTCAAAccgaagaatgaaaaaaatagaaaaatacgCCACAGGAAAAACAAGCGCACGACACCGGCCACAACACGAATTCAGTCCACTCCGTTTCCCTCTATCGCGACGCTTGATGATGGTGTTCGAAAGGTTGTACTCGCAGTTAACAACTTACAAATGCCCGACAAAAACAAAGCCACGAAAACGTCCGGGTTTCTCTGTTATTTCGGTGCATTCATCGTAACATCTATAGCATCCATTATTTCATAAGTACGAAAAAGTACTTTGATATAAGTTGGACTATTTTTGTTTAAGGTTTTACATGTTACATATATTCGTGTTGGATAGATTACACACCTATGTTCATCTCTTACTGCAACAACGTGTGCTTATAAAAACACGCTTTTTTTCAATCGAATTAATTTCATCCGCTGATTTTAATCGTTGAAATTCTACAGATTTTTGGACTTGGTCGTTTTAATTCACGAATACGTTTAAACGCATGATATTGCCTGTATTTTCTGGTCGAATGTTTCTGTTCGTTACGACTTTCCTGAAACGAATGTTAGAATGCCCTCATCTGCCACCTGTTGTTCAATGATTCCTCAATACTTAATTCCTTGTTTATGTTGTTCGCCATCTTACGTGAAATGGGATACGCCATGGTCTAtacaaacattaaaaaaaaaaaccagtaTCGATAATGTTGATTGATGTCCGTGTATGTTTTCGACGTTTATAAGAATGcatagaataaacaaatttcaaGCTTCAACAACACTGTCGAAAATTGTGATTGTTCTACTGAAAAattaacaatgaaataaataaaaaggaGTTTTCCCGAGTAGAATTGTTTTAAAATGGATTTTTCTCTGGATTTATGTAGTAAACTTCtgagtttgattgaaattttcaCTGTAGTGACACAGATTTGTCGTTCTCCTGAATAACCTCCTCGATCTGATCGATATTTCACTATCGTGGATAGATTGCCATATGCAACCGTGTAAAGGACAGCCTTGTGATTTCATATcatgatgattatttttatgATTTCATCTAATGATCTGATGGAAATTGTTGTTGATTTTGGTGATGGGATTAATGTACTGTATTTTTTATAATCACAATTAACCACGCGTGATAACAGAATATTCTAAATACGTGCACAAAGTTGCTTCAGATGACGTAATACTGTTTCTATCGACCGCAGATGACATTTCACAGTTGATTTCGATGTTAAGTTCAGcatgattttctattgagTTTCGCAAAGCGTTATTAATGATAGCGCCATGTATGGGGCACATCAGTAGGCACATATACGATTCATCATATTCTGATGAACATATATTCAAGTGTTTATAGCAAGACTAGTCGAGATATAGATAGAAATGACAAGATAAAAGCGAACACGATGCGTAAGTTTTAAAGTAACGAGCTTATAAAAGGGTGAATTTTACATAactaattaatatttaaaaattgtCGCACTAGATTTTAGATACTTGTCGCATACGCCTGGCTTTTTCTCGGGTTGTCACGATAAACTATTTCGTATtctttgatatcatttcattcattccGTATAAACTGGTTAAAGTAACGTAAAAACATTAAACTATGCCTTTgcatttctgatgatttttagattttggGTGGTTGTATGTTACTTTATTGTGTAGTACAGCGTGGGCGGCTCCGACAGGTGAATATATTGCGAGAACCTGCTTACGATAGTTATTCTTCATAAAGATTTTATATCTAataaatttatcatattactTTATAAAGGATATTTAGGGGTTGAATCATACAATAATCCCGAAAAAGAAGATATATTTCGTGATTCACCAGGTATAGGACACGTTCGATCATTCAATtcgtacggaagcgataaggggcctcgagatgtcgcgttccaactcgacaagtcgtcatatttatgtcgacatatcgcgatatatcacgtcacgtcgacatgaatatgtcgatatatcgtgacgttttcacgacaaatttcgctttttcgcccattttccacgggacaagaaGTCATCTGAAGAcacgtctaaatgtaagacgaggacgccagtgatatgacgactgagtttcaagtcgtcatgaatatgtcgacttgtcgcgaggaaaatggtcgtgaaaacgaaatatgtcacgatatatcgacatattcatgtcgacttgacgcgatatatcgcggtatgtcgacataaatatggcgacttgtcgagttggaacgcgacatctcgaggccccttatcgcttccgtaaaTTCGTTATGTATCTATCAgataattcaattcagtaaTCGTTCTTTGGTCAGATTCTCCGATTCGAGTTCGCTATTACCAGTTTCATTACTGTCTGGCTCCCGATAACGGTACGTGTGATCTGATAGATGGCGTCGTTTTGAGTTGGTTTCGAGCCAATGACGATATATCGTGCACTGCACCGCACATGAAATTCCAATACGACGGGACAACTATTCGTCATACGTGCAGTAGAAAAATCATCTGTATCGAAGGTCAGTGGAAGAAATGGATATTTGTTTCCATTAGTAGAATAGTCCGTACACTCTGACGTGAAGAGTagataatgaatataaaacctgcaaaattaaaatcaaatgacacgacgtttcgagcctcgtatcatttgatttcaatttttgataattgaaatcagcttttaactttttaaactttgtatatagtgggttttataCTTATTCGTTTCAAACATCTACGTCGTGAAAAATCGTTGCATAAATCGAGCTAAAACAAAGACCATCTGTAATTACACAGGTAACATTGAAACGTTCGATACTGAACTCGTGATACGGAACGAGTGTAAAAAGACAAGAGCAAGTTTTATCAGGTCGTGTATTAATAATGTCTGTCGTGAACATTGATTTCTATCGTCAAATATAGTTATAACCAAATTCActcataataatatatatgtgtttataGAACGGACGGTGGTCTATTGATGATGGAGTACCGTGCAGGATTCTGCGTCCACGCCAGAGATCCAGAGGCTTATAAACAACTATCCGTTTTCAAAGGATGCAGCGGCAAAGATGCTGATTTAAACATCGACTTTAGGAGCATGGTATAGCAAACGATTCGACTgagttaaaaaagaaaaattttcaaatgcaCTCTAAATAAACGGATGCTGAATCtgaaaattcatatatttctgatattaGTTCTGAATAGAGAGTACATTGATTTACTATGgcaatatatcaaatatctgaataaatatatatatagtgaaAGATGTAGATAGATCTAGATATATCTCGATGCAGTATATTTGTCTTAATCAATAACACATTAATGAATAACATATTCGAATGTTTCTGCCGGGTTTATTCAATCATACATCGTATCAGTAACATGCAAACGAATTCTAGGGGCCACTTttttacatttgtatataATCTTCCACAATATACGACCAAACCGCTCTTCGCATAAAATGGCCGCGTCCAAACGCCTCAGCCATTGGACAGTTTCTCTGACGTCATTGGTGATATTTGCCTCGACTGACATCGCGGCAATCAGGTAATTCACTAATAGTATCGCGGACATGTAGAAATAGGCTACATAGGCTAAACCGTCCGGGACCATCACAGTTGTTCCTATATCAGTAACACCATTCTCCAGAATGAACATCGTATAGAGTCCGTTAGTTGTCGTGTTAAATGACGAGTCATCGCCGAAAACCTGCTGGAAATAACCCACTTGAAATACCAACTTCACCAACACCGAAATCAAGATGAAATATCCCATGATAGCGATCATACGCTGTAGAACCATCGCAAATTGTCCAATGAATGGCACCATTTCAACGACGTACATTAAACTGAGAAATATCAACGGAATGTATAAAGCCTTCATAAATCTGAGAAAATAAAGGTTGTTTAGATTCGTATAGGCGGCGATCGCTGTAAGGAGGCAGATTACATTCAAGGCCAACTGGACGAGGCGATAGAAATATGTGAACGACAAATAACCGCCGACAAACGGAATTCCTAACCCGGCATAAGCTAGCCTTCTGTCTCGGTCAAAAACTTTCACAATGATTTCAACGACGTCGAAAAATAAGAAAAGTCCACACACGAACAGGATACCAGCCATTGAAATGTTGAACTGTACAGTAAAACTGTCACCGTGAACATTGCTACAGTCGGTGTATTTAGCTCCAGTTCCGCTAACCTGAGACGTATTCAAACCACGACAAAATTCTAACTGAGGCATCAAATTCAGCACTCTGGGTTCCACTAATATCAAGCATATCAGAAATGCTATGCGGATCAGAAACCATATAACCAGAAAGGGGACATTtcgaataattttgaatttcatccACTtgttcaacaaagcatttttgttcattttatatttcaagaaCTTGTCGAGGTTGTCTATTTTAGTGTAAACCAACATTCGCAGCGGGGAACGAATTTCGCGTTTGTAACTCTGAAACGATTCGTATTCGGTAAGGTCATAGGTGAGAGTTTTGTACAAACCCCTCTCTCCTCGATCAACGATATACAACTCTTCAGTTTCGATGATAAGTTGGAATAGTCCAAATGTTTGCAATTTTGCCGCGAGTTCTAGTGGACGGAATTTATTGATATCTTCgcctttcaataattcaattctttCGGCATGCGTTATTTTCGCAAACAGAAATCTGTAAATATCAATCATGATATCTTCTTGAGACGGACAGTGTCCAGCTGTTATGATTAAGGCATGAATACAATTCATATTACAATGGCCTCTCGCTAAAACATTGGCGCCATCTTGGATCATTCGTTCGACTACATCCTTAGCGCTGAAAACACAAGCTAACAGTAACGGTCGCTTGAAATCGCCCGGTTGGTcgtcaattttctttttctcatGTTCGAAGAAAATTCCGTTCAGAAGATTATCGAATTGATCCTTAGAAATGTCTCTTTTTAACTGATCGTATGCATTGACGTCGTTATTCTTCACTATTTCGTACCAACACCTGAATCTATCTAACAGTAACTGTGGCTCACCGTCTGTATTGGTAAGAGGTGGTACCTCCTTCAGAGCGTCTTTTGTCTTATCGACGCATTTCTTTGTACCAGCGTAGTGTCCTGCCAGCCATTCTAGCGTATCTACAAAACGACAATTATAACCAATAGAATTCACATTCAACCAATTGAAATTTCGTTACCATCAAGAATCGTACCTCTCGAATTCGTGTTGTTTCGACTTTTCAAATCTGTGATAGGCTCAACTTCGGTCATTGTTTCATCGGAATAAAGACGAAGAAGTTGATATCAAAATTAGGGAATTATTTTCCTTGTGACGAGACACAACGACTGTCGTTGATAGCACCAACTAGTGAAACTATACTAGCAGAAAATGTCAGTGCAAGTAATAATTTCAATAGTCTCCTTGAAAACAGTTGTTGTTTGAGAAGTCTTTAACGACCCCTTTCTTCAACAGGGACTGGTTTTCTAACGTACGGAATAGAAATAGGGACCggtttttatttctgaaattatgTATCGTATTCTGATGATTACACTCTTTATCTCAATACCTACATATACATAGGTGTAGTCAttcttataaaaaaaaactcattaCGCGGTTTTATAACGTCATCGTCTATTGATGGGGTATGACACTGGGCTTTCAACGTAGGAtcttatgttttaaatataatatgataGCTGGAAAGTAGTTAGTTTGAGTTGATTCGGTGTTGGCGGTGTGAATGAGTTGATTCATGTGTTCCACAGTCGTCTCTGCGATCACCACAGTGGTATTATCTGTAATTAGAACACACGAGTACCGATCCGTCGATTTGGAGCTGTAATCATCACTGAGACCCGATTTATTACATTTCAACCTCAACGCCAGATTTCCAACGAATTACATTTAACGCGGTATAAAACGATCCAGTGATCCCCTATAACAAGTAGCTACATATAGCGcaaacattttattcattacaaattcatagattgattcaagaagaaatatacaaaaagttgtcaatcaattaacatagaTCTATATTAACAAGGCGAAAGCGTAGTATAAGATGACAGCAAGTATTGCGAGTACCGCGGCTCAAGGTAAATCAATGGGGCATCCATCTACAATTCAAttagataaatctttattgctctttatctttacaacaacatatcagaaaactacaataAAGAAAGGGAAATACTGACACAaacatgataataataatagactAAAATCCACATAGCTTATGAAATATCAtacatattcatttattcaaggTCAAAAACGTTGAAGATAAACTGATTCGCTCCAGTTAAGGCCCAGATCGCTAGATTTTGTAGGTTGGGATTCACTTTATGAGCGAAATGGACTGCAGTAAAATGAGTCAAAACTCacaaataatgtatttgttttatttatttgtattgtCAATTtgggaatgaaaatgaactaatcgcTTAAATAGGTGAatgatcccgaaaacgttcgtgttAATAATGCATATTATATATACTCATTAGTAAAtgagaattatatttttatcgCTTTTATAGATTTCCGGTTATCAGAACTCCACCTATAATCAAATTTCCGTAAATCTATTGACGTCACGCCTACTATTCGCATGCGTTAGGTCGGGTGCTCAATTGTCTTTCCAGTTTTTACgttgtattttcaataatcCATTTTGTTCTATTAATCCTCATTCCGAAATAAAACGTccaaaaacttgaaataagaaataaatatttgaGTAATCGACGATTATATCTCGCATATAAACAGCAATTTGTCGTTGCAACTAGTATCATTCCATTGAGAATTATCCTCTCTCATTTCTACACATCGTTCGGAATCGTGATTTGGTTCACCAGAATCCCAATCAGAATTTTGAATTGGCTCCATGTCAGATATCCAAACCCAAGGGCCTCTTGATGACGTAGCTGTTTTTCCGTCATAAACACCGATCCATCCTTGGTctgaataaaaaagaaaaaaacataaaacatgAGGACGATACAGAAACAAGATAAAACACTGAATGAAATGTATTCTCGTTTTTTCTAAAAGGCGGCCGCGTATCGACTTGCGACTGCTGTACGATCATGTGATGCGATCGGTCCCAAATGCTAGGGACAGACACGTCGCGTTACAGTTGTGACTGGTTTCGCTGATAGTCGCAAGAAGACATTCGCCCGGCTTAATGTGATGTCCATTCATAAAGTTTtaatttgatatgaatattgtACTGCTATCATTCAGTTTATATCAAATATAGTTGATCCAGTAAACACAAAAATGCGAAACAAGAATTGGAGGCAATGACGCGGGCATCGATGgtaataatattttcacaaaataaattcattcgttcatcctattgtaaactgcaattagctcaaattgaaatattatgattCCCATCGATCTACAGACTTACAAAAGTATGACAAATGATTTATGAGCAGGTCTCGAATGAATAAATCGCATTGTTTCAGAGGAGCTGAAATTTAATTTTCGAGTTGCAACGAAGCATCgcgtgagaaaaaaaaaactaattacaaacATAGTCACTATATTCTAGAGGGTCATAAATTATCGTcggtgaaatatgaaaaaacttAACATTACAATGTTTTACGCAGCCATGCTTACaattagaatatttcattCTCATGTAAATTCGTAGCGAAACTTGTAATTTCTTTGACTTTGGTTCAGCCAATTTCCAACCATTCTCTTTACAATAATCCGTAGCATCTGTGAATGACTTCTTGTTCTGGATCAATTTATAACAAGATGTGAACTTTTCGAAAAATCCAGTTGGACATTTGCGGtctggaaaatttgaaaaaaaaatcatgttgAACATACGCATTAAAATTGAGCTGGCAGGATGCGCGAAATTACTGTAGACTAATTATCAATTAGCCTTAATAATTCACGATTCGACGtgtaaaaaatatgtatgaatatcATTATGTAATGCATTCAACACGCCTGCTGCAGCATATATGCCAGCGGCGGATCCAGGATCTCAGGAAGGGTGGTGCACAAATTAGGAAGGGACCCCCAGAAAAAATTAGTTGCGTGGAGACGTGTTCTATAGGCACGAGTACGTTTCTACTCGCAAATTGAATAACTTCCCAAAATTTCACTCTTCACTCTCAGCTTCCTGGTTCATTTGGATTAAGTTCTGAAACTGAGAGCAATTTTGTGTCTGAATAAATTCTAgttctttaatttttcaaaatgattttctttcattaaattATGTGGTTAATTGATCGTTTTAGCCATTAAAATCAATATGTCCCAAGATGAATTTTGTTCAATGTCCCCAGGACGCTTCCGTAGATTTTAGACATATGAATGCTAGTCAAAACTACCCGATTTATATATTCTTACATTtgtgataaattattttcagttgCTTGAGTGGACTTACCGAATCGATATATTGACCTTATATTTCCATCAATTTCGTACCAAAGGTTATCATAGAGGTGACATTCACGAGTGGACGCGGAGGCCACCGAGTCGAATCCACGGCAAGTAGCAATTTCCATGCTGCAAATCGACGCGCATTCTAAACGGCTGTAGTTACGATCCGTAAAAACCTTGTAAGGAGTTTGTTTTGAGTCGATCGTAGTTTTAGTGAATCTCCGATAAGAACCGGCCATTGACTGCTCGACTCCAAAATATATCAGCCAGAATGAAATACTTGCGATACGAAATAAAGTATTCATTGTATTTTACTATTTTCAGCCTTctcttttcattaaaattaacGAAATATAGATAGAATATCAGTGTTGATCGTGGTCGAAC carries:
- the LOC141901153 gene encoding C-type lectin lectoxin-Phi1-like; its protein translation is MAGSYRRFTKTTIDSKQTPYKVFTDRNYSRLECASICSMEIATCRGFDSVASASTRECHLYDNLWYEIDGNIRSIYRFDRKCPTGFFEKFTSCYKLIQNKKSFTDATDYCKENGWKLAEPKSKKLQVSLRIYMRMKYSNYQGWIGVYDGKTATSSRGPWVWISDMEPIQNSDWDSGEPNHDSERCVEMREDNSQWNDTSCNDKLLFICEI
- the LOC141901152 gene encoding uncharacterized protein LOC141901152, which encodes MTEVEPITDLKSRNNTNSRDTLEWLAGHYAGTKKCVDKTKDALKEVPPLTNTDGEPQLLLDRFRCWYEIVKNNDVNAYDQLKRDISKDQFDNLLNGIFFEHEKKKIDDQPGDFKRPLLLACVFSAKDVVERMIQDGANVLARGHCNMNCIHALIITAGHCPSQEDIMIDIYRFLFAKITHAERIELLKGEDINKFRPLELAAKLQTFGLFQLIIETEELYIVDRGERGLYKTLTYDLTEYESFQSYKREIRSPLRMLVYTKIDNLDKFLKYKMNKNALLNKWMKFKIIRNVPFLVIWFLIRIAFLICLILVEPRVLNLMPQLEFCRGLNTSQVSGTGAKYTDCSNVHGDSFTVQFNISMAGILFVCGLFLFFDVVEIIVKVFDRDRRLAYAGLGIPFVGGYLSFTYFYRLVQLALNVICLLTAIAAYTNLNNLYFLRFMKALYIPLIFLSLMYVVEMVPFIGQFAMVLQRMIAIMGYFILISVLVKLVFQVGYFQQVFGDDSSFNTTTNGLYTMFILENGVTDIGTTVMVPDGLAYVAYFYMSAILLVNYLIAAMSVEANITNDVRETVQWLRRLDAAILCEERFGRILWKIIYKCKKVAPRIRLHVTDTMYD
- the LOC141902387 gene encoding uncharacterized protein LOC141902387 produces the protein MLSLTLLISLYTLLASVGSSCPPDMLLNLFQCMEQLQPTKLDDGVIGDFGGDASTFEDIVPVLGNADPDIVEQQCREGKYHDAVECIDRNIQDCHESSLGKFKEIFDPTALRASIGYYCNNTATYRAASPCMKEHRFAMQHCVRQEMREMQRASVTRTTDVNEVCRLKMMGQECVNKILKAECGDEIADLVQKTGDAPLSQKCKAAKTGESFKVEYNPPPVKPKNEKNRKIRHRKNKRTTPATTRIQSTPFPSIATLDDGVRKVVLAVNNLQMPDKNKATKTSGFLCYFGAFIVTSIASIIS